One Malaclemys terrapin pileata isolate rMalTer1 chromosome 21, rMalTer1.hap1, whole genome shotgun sequence DNA window includes the following coding sequences:
- the LOC128827276 gene encoding interferon-inducible GTPase 5-like, producing the protein MGAKFSKKDIEELEAAAKTGNLTEIATKLKVSVELIENTQLHIAVTGESGSGKSSFVNAIRGLGDEDEGAAETGVVETTMEPNAYPVLPNVTIWDLPGIGTPNFQPDEYLKEVKFNSYDFFIIIASERFTSHHTSLAQEIQKMGKRFYYVRSKVDNDLNAGKRKKNFNKERLLQEIREDCIENLREGGEASPRVFLLCSWEPHKYDFQLLQETLERELDAHKGLAFILARPDISEKIVKKNKVKPLQHRSKCAPVSSAVAADPDPDLQLKPSDPLPAAYMPMFSKEDSEELEAAARAGNLPGIAVKLKKSLESSENTPLHIAVTGNSGSGKSSFVNTILGLEDEDEGAAETGVVETTMEPKAYPHPVLPNVTMWDLPGIGTPNFQPDEYLKQVKFNNFDFFIIIASERFTSHHTSLAQEIHKMGKRFYYVRSKVDADLYAAQIRRPSTYDEEQILQVIRENCIKNLREAGEASPRVFLISSWELLKYDFHFLQETLERDLDAHKRLIFILALPNISEKILEKKKAELQKQIWKLALVSSAAAAIPLPGLGLACDITILVTSMRCYCKAFGLDTTSLTNLANRVGTTVPELRAVMKSPLAAEISKELVIKLLSKAACGAAMAAETALSFIPIPVVGSLLAAGVSFGTTYYMLQSFLSEAAEDAQKVLSKALEDEKFK; encoded by the exons ATGGGTGCTAAGTTCTCCAAAAAGGACATTGAAGAATTAGAAGCTGCTGCCAAAACAGGAAACCTCACAGAAATAGCAACAAAGCTGAAGGTGTCTGTAGAGTTGATAGAAAACACCCAACTCCACATTGCTGTCACGGGAGAGTCGGGCTCCGGAAAATCGTCCTTTGTCAACGCCATCCGGGGACTGGGAGATGAAGATGAAGGTGCCGCTGAGACTGGGGTGGTAGAAACAACAATGGAGCCAAACGCTTACCCTGTACTCCCCAATGTAACAATATGGGACCTGCCAGGAATCGGGACTCCCAATTTTCAGCCAGACGAATACCTCAAAGAGGTAAAATTCAACAGCTACGACTTCTTCATCATCATTGCCTCAGAGCGCTTCACTTCCCACCACACCAGCCTCGCCCAGGAGATTCAGAAGATGGGGAAGAGGTTTTACTACGTGCGCTCCAAAGTGGATAATGACTTGAATGctgggaaaaggaaaaagaatttcAACAAGGAGAGACTCCTGCAGGAGATCAGGGAGGACTGTATAGAGAACCTGAGAGAAGGGGGTGAGGCCTCCCCACGGGTTTTCCTGCTGTGCAGCTGGGAACCGCACAAGTACGATTTCCAGCTCCTGCAAGAGACACTGGAGAGGGAGCTGGACGCTCACAAGGGACTCGCTTTCATCCTGGCCCGGCCTGACATCTCGGAAAAGATcgtgaaaaaaaataaagtgaaaccaCTGCAGCATAGATCGAAATGTGCCCCGGTCTCATCTGCTGTCGCTGCTGATCCTGACCCAG ACTTGCAGCTAAAACCCAGTGACCCATTGCCAGCAGCTTACATGCCAATGTTCTCCAAAGAGGACAGTGAAGAATTAGAagctgctgccagagcaggaAACCTCCCAGGAATAGCAGTGAAACTGAAAAAGTCTCTAGAGTCATCAGAAAATACCCCACTGCACATTGCAGTCACAGGGAATTCAGGCTCTGGAAAATCATCCTTTGTCAACACCATCTTGGGAttggaagatgaggatgaaggtGCCGCTGAGACTGGGGTGGTAGAAACAACGATGGAGCCAAAGGCTTATCCACACCCTGTACTCCCCAACGTAACGATGTGGGACCTGCCAGGAATCGGGACACCCAATTTTCAGCCAGACGAATACCTCAAGCAGGTAAAATTCAACAACTTCGACTTCTTCATCATCATCGCCTCAGAGCGCTTCACTTCCCACCACACCAGCCTCGCCCAAGAGATTCACAAGATGGGGAAGAGGTTTTATTACGTGCGCTCCAAAGTGGATGCCGACTTGTACGCAGCTCAGATCCGCCGGCCCAGCACCTACGACGAGGAACAGATCCTGCAGGTCATCCGAGAGAACTGCATCAAGAACCTGAGGGAAGCAGGTGAGGCCTCCCCACGGGTTTTCCTGATCTCCAGTTGGGAACTGCTTAAATATGATTTCCACTTCCTGCAGGAGACACTGGAGCGGGATCTGGATGCTCACAAAAGACTCATTTTCATCCTGGCCCTGCCCAACATCTCGGAAAAGATCCTGGAAAAGAAAAAGGCCGAATTGCAGAAGCAGATATGGAAACTAGCCCTTGTGTCTTCTGCTGCCGCTGCCATCCCTCTCCCAGGTCTTGGTCTTGCTTGTGATATTACCATCCTGGTGACATCCATGAGATGTTACTGTAAGGCCTTTGGACTGGATACAACCTCACTCACTAATCTCGCCAACAGGGTGGGGACGACCGTCCCAGAGCTGAGGGCGGTTATGAAGTCCCCACTGGCTGCAGAAATATCTAAAGAGCTTGTAATCAAGCTGCTAAGCAAGGCTGCATGTGGGGCAGCGATGGCAGCTGAAACGGCTCTGAGTTTTATCCCAATACCAGTGGTGGGGTCTCTGCTGGCTGCAGGAGTTTCTTTCGGGACCACGTACTACATGCTGCAGAGCTTTCTGAGTGAGGCCGCGGAAGATGCTCAGAAAGTTCTGAGCAAGGCTCTTGAGGATGAAAAATTCAAATAA
- the LOC128827278 gene encoding interferon-inducible GTPase 5-like has protein sequence MLLLLYRRLSAMALDGFRAAVYQGNLTDAISNVQQRTPESFNSHTLHIAITGESGSGKSSLINTMRGLRAGDEGAAETGMLDTMTMPVAYQDPVLPGVTLWDLPGVGTPYFPLNTYCEALNLSQYDFFIIVGSQRFRSDHARLVREIQRMGKRFYFVRSKADMDLDASRRQRPSSYNEERILEQIREDCRRGVAAEGVGHPPVFVVSSWEPNRYDFPLLRQTLQMELPRLRRHAFLFSLPAVASPIINQKKAALKGEIWKIALFSCLLAAIPVPGLAFLGTFFIFRKHLSRYYIIFGVDDRSLSALAWQIGKSVLELTAVMTSLGITAMMALKLLLDSVGTAVMVAEYSSERRPVFGAMVSGGVALVTTSFMLRKHLASVADDTWRVLSKALEAERENAI, from the coding sequence ATGCTTCTTCTTCTCTACCGCAGACTGAGCGCCATGGCTCTCGATGGGTTCAGAGCCGCTGTCTATCAAGGGAACCTGACAGATGCGATTTCTAATGTGCAGCAGAGAACACCAGAGTCGTTTAATAGCCACACCCTCCACATCGCCATCACGGGGGAGTCGGGCTCCGGGAAGTCCTCCCTCATCAACACCATGCGGGGGCTACGTGCTGGTGATGAAGGCGCTGCTGAAACCGGGATGCTCGATACCATGACGATGCCGGTGGCTTATCAAGATCCCGTCCTCCCAGGCGTCACCCTCTGGGACCTGCCAGGGGTGGGGACGCCCTATTTCCCTCTAAACACCTACTGTGAGGCGCTCAATTTGAGCCAATACGACTTCTTCATCATCGTCGGCTCCCAGCGCTTCCGCTCCGACCACGCCAGGCTGGTCCGTGAAATCCAGAGAATGGGCAAGAGGTTCTACTTTGTGCGCTCCAAAGCCGACATGGACCTGGACGCTTCCAGGAGGCAGCGTCCCTCCAGCTACAACGAGGAGAGGATCCTGGAGCAGATCAGGGAGGATTGCAGGAGAGGCGTAGCTGCTGAAGGAGTGGGCCACCCACCGGTTTTTGTCGTGTCCAGCTGGGAACCCAACCGCTACGATTTCCCACTCCTGCGACAAACTTTGCAGATGGAGCTGCCGCGCCTGAGGAGACACGCCTTCCTGTTTAGCCTGCCTGCTGTCGCCTCGCCCATCATCAACCAGAAAAAAGCCGCCCTGAAGGGGGAGATTTGGAAAATAGCCCTTTTCTCATGTCTTCTCGCTGCCATTCCTGTCCCAGGCCTCGCTTTCTTGGGCACCTTCTTCATCTTCAGGAAACACCTGTCCCGATACTATATCATCTTCGGGGTGGATGACAGGTCCCTCTCTGCTCTCGCCTGGCAGATTGGGAAGTCTGTGCTGGAGCTGACGGCCGTGATGACGTCCTTGGGAATAACTGCCATGATGGCTCTGAAGCTGTTGTTGGATTCGGTGGGGACCGCCGTGATGGTAGCGGAATATTCGTCGGAGCGCCGTCCCGTATTTGGTGCCATGGTGTCTGGAGGGGTGGCACTGGTTACCACGTCCTTCATGCTGCGGAAGCATTTGGCCTCTGTAGCTGACGACACCTGGAGGGTTCTGAGCAAAGCACTGGAGGCAGAAAGGGAAAATGCCATCTAG
- the LOC128827476 gene encoding interferon-inducible GTPase 5-like produces MALDGFRAAVKQGSLTDAISNVQQRTPESFNSHTLHIAVTGESGSGKSSLINAMRGLRAGDEGAAETGMLDTMTMPVAYPDPVLPGVTLWDLPGVGTSSFPLDSYCKQLNLSRFEFYIIVGSQRFRSDHARLACEIQRMGKRFYFVRSKADMDLDASRRQRPSSYNEERILEQIREDCRRGVAAEGVGHPQVFVVSSWEPNRYDFPLLRQTLQTELPHLKRHAFLLSLPAVTSPIINQKKAALKGEIWKIALFSCLLAAVPVPGLSFLGTFVVFRKHLFRYYSNFGVDNRSLSALARQVGKPVEELTAVMTSLGMTPMTALKLLLDSVGAAVMVREYSWKRLPVFGAMVSGGVALVTTYFMLRKCLASVADDTQRVLSKALEAERENTI; encoded by the coding sequence ATGGCTCTCGATGGGTTCAGAGCCGCTGTTAAGCAAGGGAGCCTGACAGATGCGATTTCTAATGTGCAGCAGAGAACACCAGAGTCGTTTAACAGCCACACCCTCCACATCGCCGTCACGGGGGAGTCGGGCTCTGGGAAGTCCTCCCTCATCAACGCCATGCGGGGGCTACGTGCTGGTGATGAAGGCGCTGCTGAAACCGGGATGCTCGATACCATGACGATGCCGGTGGCTTATCCAGATCCCGTCCTCCCAGGTGTCACCCTCTGGGACCTGCCAGGGGTGGGGACATCCTCTTTCCCTCTAGACAGCTACTGTAAGCAGCTCAATTTGAGCCGATTTGAGTTCTACATCATCGTCGGCTCCCAGCGCTTCCGCTCCGACCATGCGAGGCTGGCCTGTGAGATCCAGAGAATGGGCAAGAGGTTCTACTTTGTGCGCTCCAAAGCCGACATGGACCTGGACGCTTCCAGGAGGCAGCGTCCCTCCAGCTACAACGAGGAGAGGATCCTGGAGCAGATCAGGGAGGATTGCAGGAGAGGCGTAGCTGCTGAAGGAGTGGGCCACCCACAGGTTTTTGTCGTGTCCAGCTGGGAACCCAACCGCTACGATTTCCCACTCCTGCGACAAACTTTGCAGACGGAGCTGCCGCACCTGAAGAGACACGCCTTCCTGCTTAGCCTGCCTGCTGTCACCTCACCCATCATCAACCAGAAAAAAGCCGCCCTGAAGGGGGAGATTTGGAAAATAGCCCTTTTCTCATGTCTTCTCGCTGCCGTTCCTGTCCCAGGTCTCTCTTTCTTGGGCACCTTCGTCGTCTTCAGGAAACACCTGTTCCGATACTATAGCAACTTCGGCGTGGACAACAGGTCCCTCTCTGCTCTCGCCCGACAGGTTGGGAAGCCCGTGGAGGAGCTGACGGCCGTGATGACGTCCTTGGGAATGACCCCCATGACGGCTCTGAAGCTGTTGTTGGATTCGGTGGGGGCCGCTGTGATGGTAAGGGAATATTCGTGGAAGCGCCTCCCCGTATTTGGTGCCATGGTGTCTGGAGGGGTGGCACTCGTTACCACGTACTTCATGCTGCGGAAGTGTTTGGCCTCTGTAGCTGACGACACCCAGCGGGTTCTGAGCAAAGCACTGGAAGCAGAAAGGGAAAACACCATCTAG